DNA sequence from the Macrobrachium rosenbergii isolate ZJJX-2024 chromosome 55, ASM4041242v1, whole genome shotgun sequence genome:
AGTCGGTTTCGTGCTTTGGGCTTGATTGTGAGTAAAGTAGAAAATCCTGACTCACAAAGGTAGGTTGTGGAAAACAGAATGAGGATTTTCAATGCATTGGTGCTCAGTTGGGTTTATGCTCCACGCATATTAACCcagaattcttcaagatcttgTGCACGAAACTCGTCCTTGGcaacagacattctctctctctctctctctctctctctctctctctctctctctctctctctctctctctcatgataaaatacatctgttattttttttagttagtagGTAGTGTAATTATTTCCCCACTGGTAGCTTCAAATTTTCCCCAGGGGAAATTTcccccaggttgggaaccactgattctagagtctataactggctcatggtaagcattttcCCAgcaaaaatcgtaaaaaatggcGACCTCTTTGCCGTCGATCTCGCAATCTGCATGTTGCAGATTAAATCCTTCCCCTTGCAACTTGCCATATCAGCGACTAGCGAAGCTaggctgggtgcgagacaaagaaacgaaccttttttttcgtaaattctGCATGCTCACAGTTAAGAAGTTCCACacagtgaatatttttattttatgttaggattggaagcgaaattgtgactgaaaatggAAATAGGGAAACTTTAGGCAAGTGCATGCAATCCACTCATCGTGAAGAGAGTTAGTATccgttacacaagttttgatagcccctgcatgagggcttgcatgtttttcacataggcaagctaAGGAATTACGaagtgttgaaaataaaaaaggaaatagtgcgtgTATTTCCTCAAATTTCCCTATCGCTGGAATTcagagagtttaatctctctctctctctctctctctctctctctctctctctctctctctctctctctctctctctcatagaggttAGGAATCCGTTAGGCAAACACtgtagagtaaaatctcagaaagtataaaatttgtttgcttcatattttatttgtacacattcctccGTATAGCACCGCATgtaataaattctgtttcatttcagtgtttccattcaataaccactccctatttcattcataagtgtaAGGAaccctttttttccctttgtttatttgtggttatcGTTTGTTTTGCTTAAAAAGTCCTGTTCCCAGGGAAATTTTGGGTAAGCCTGAGAAAAAACTTTATCTTCTAAACAAACCATAAGCGGATTTAATCTGTTTGTATAAGTGGGGTCAGTCTCGGGAAAATTCCCAAGTTGGTCATTGCTCTTGACCATGCGACCTTGAGCTGTCAGCCGGTCAAACCCAAGTGGTTAACTTTTCAGGGCACGTGCGAGGAGGCAAATTCGTACGCACGTGACTTAGGCAAACAGCACCCATGTGTAATTGAACTAAGTTTTGTGCTTATATTAGGATTGAAGGAAAAGGCTCTCATTAAGGCTGGCAAGATACgcacatttatcagtgtaacttacaaataatataattttaacttatctgTCTTGACGATGAACTTACcaattctataaaaataaatagaagtgtacttctaaaaatGGCTGGCTTTCTAACCCACCAATTTGTATCCGTACATAaacctcacccccccccccttagCCAGTTATCAGTGTCCCTccatttattttaggtttacgctacgtcctttctttttattttttttagtttattttattttatttatttgtttgggttattattctaagagtgttGCGATGTTCACTGAGTTCCCGAACCTAACCCATATCAGGACTcccctaaaaaggaaaaatttttttttcttatcacaagaaaacccAAATTATTGGGAATGGGCAAATGCTCCCcaaaccaagccttaagattcacgtgatagccggccaagtccgtttgtgaatccgaaaccacgtcctacgagacaaaattaaaaaatccattcCCTGTGAACAAATCAAGTCCTACGAGATGAACCAGCAAACCCCAACATTCATGCAATAGCCGGCCGAGTCCGTgtgtgaaatagaatacaattaacgtctttcgagacatatttaaattcgttcatcaagaacaccccaagtcttattcagatattaaaattcgttcatcaagaacaaactgagttttattcagacattaacaatcgttcatcaagaacaccccaagtcttattcagatatattaaaattcgttcataaaGAACACACTAAgttttaagaggtgcgaaagaaatgAGTAGGATAAGGTTACCGCTgctttattgaggacacaggcggtttatgtagcggcagactgacgtcatgcagaggaatacaatgagaactagggtgacctgaggtcaataatatttgataataaatacaatgaacaaatacactttgagttacacaaatggacaataactaagttgaatacaatctgatacctgagaaagagaaacacataacatacaagttggtgacaggtaaatattttcataaatcaatttaaatgattgggtatgatTGAATctgcgtgacccgttatcctaggagcggcgaacctaggagaggcaaagaaaacgggtcgccagcacagaaaacccgcttagcggggactttacaaatactccccccccccaagacgtgggtaacgtctgattaatcggcgtatctgctggggcactgaagggtgccgcggctacGTGAAGTTAGCGGGGGGTTGTGCTGTGtgtgggagcggctggctgtgcGTATGGGCGGATGTTTCCGGGGGCGGCCGAGGGTCCTCTTTCTGCGGCGACCTGGCTGCGGAGACGACTGCTCAGGTGGAGGGTGTGGTGCgctgacgtctgtgtcctcctctaGGAGGGTGGGCTTGATGTGGTCTACTGACACCCAGTCATCCTTTCCGTGAAGGGCGAGCAGGAAAGCCTTGTTATTCCTTTCCAGCacacggaagggccccctgtagggcctggtcagtggtgggtggacggcgtcatccctgacgaagacgtgagtggtggaggacaagccgggcgGCATGAAGGCGACTGatctgtcggtatatgtccgcttaCAGGGGGCAAACTTGCCGACTATATCGTgaagcctctggacagatgggttgtggcggtcctcagtgactagttcgcccgggactacgagagGCTCGCCGTAGATTTTCTCAGCTGCAGATGGGTTGCCGTTgtctctgggggcggttctcagcccgaggaggacccatggcagctggtatttccaatcctcagcggtgcagctggccatgagggacgccttcagggacctgtggaaacgcTCGACCAAgctgttggctgcggggttgtaggcagtggtggtgtgatgagctgtccccagcaggcgtgccagggtggaccacaattcggacaggaaggcagggtcCCTGtaggtggttatgtggtccgggacgccgaaccggatgatccagctggagaggagggcctcggtgcacgcactggtggtggcttcctgcatgggcgtagcttcgggccacctggttgagcggtcaaCAAgtgtcaggagatatctggccccgcctgatgggggaagaggccTGACGACGTCGATGTGTATATGGCCGAACCGCCGCCCGGTTGTGGAAACTCACCTACTCCGGACTCGGTGTGACGACCAATTTCGCTGGTTTGGCACTGAAGGCACGGTCTCGCCCAAGTCCTTGCATTCTTCCgcattccgtgccagacgaacttctctgtcagcagcttggccgtcatcctgccggaggggtgggacagcccatggatgatgtcgaatacctggcggtgACGGGAGGCAGGCACCAGGGGGCAAGGTTGGCTGGTGCTGAagtcgcagaggagatttggacCCCCGGTGGTGAGGGAcatgtccctccacttcagggacatgatggcggtgcggtaggctggagtctccgggtcggcggcctgctcccgggcgaggtccccgtagttgatcccaagctgcactgcgttgagctcaattctggagagggcatctgctacagggttcttcctgctggggaggtatttgatggagcaggtgaactctgcgatggccgcgaggtgtcgttgctgtctggaagaccatgcgtctccctgcttggtgaaggcatggaccagcggctggtggtccgtgtagattgtgaagggcgtaccctccaggaggaacttgaagtgctggacTGCCCAgtatactgcgcagagttccctgtcgaaggtgctgtagcgggcctccacggggttgaactttttgctgaagaaggcgatgggctggcgGGTGCCGTCGACGATCTGCTTCAGGATGGCTCCACATGCAACACTACTGGCGTTTGTTGTCAGTTGGAGGGGagcactggggtcctggtgggccaaggcggctGCCTTGGCGAGGGTGTCCTTCGTCAGGGAGGAGGCCTGCTgttggctgggtccccacactaaggattttggttggcctttcaggatctccgtcaggggggccatggtgtgtgcgatttcggggatgaacctcctgtagtaattcaccatcccgaggaactcctggatagccttgatggaggtggggacAGGGAACCTAGTGACGGCTGTGACctttgatgtgagtgggcggacaccatctggggatatctcgtggcctaggaagtcagctttctcaacaccaaaggtgcacttgtcgaatctGACAACAAGgatgttctcctgcaggcgctgcaggaccgccCGGATGTGCTGCTGGtgctctttgtgggacctggaaaatataaggatatcatccacgtagcagacgcagaacatcagctccccaggatgctgtccatgagccgctggaaggtcacCCCTGCATTTCTCAGGCCGAAGgaggagaaggcgaagacgtaggacccgaaaggcgtgatgatggcagttttcaggatatcctctggagcaactggtacctgaaagtaagattttaaaagatccagcttagaaaatatcttggccctgtggaaggaggctgtgagatcctgcatgttcggcaggggtagtggtcaggttccgttgctaggttgAGCCATCTGTAGCCGCCGCAGGGTTTCCAGGAGccatccagtttctgcaccatgtggagaggaggggcccatgggctggaggccttcttgcaaattcccatccgttccatttcggcgaaggcgttcttggcctcctgaaggcaccgagggggaagcctccagaactttgcgtGTGCAGGGGGGCCTTTCGCCTTTATGTGGTGGTAGATGCTATGTTTTGCTGGGGCCCGGGtacctggcggagctcgggcctgaatacgtcggggaactccttcagcagctgggcgcaCTGGTGGGGGGcaacggagcagatggtaggcgcACTGGGTCCCGGTGTTAAGGAGATGCTTGCGACCGACGTTGATTGgcagcccgaagtgggcaaggagaTCCACACTCAGGAGCGGGGTCCCTACATCCGcaacgatgaagtcccaggaatacctccgcccaaggatggagatcgacaggagcctggtaccataggagaggatgggggacccgttggcagccgccaggaaggcagccgggtccggtgagCGCTTGCGGTCCTGCCTGGACAGCGGAAAGATTGTTCTAACGGCCCCTGTgtcaaccaacatcatcctgccagagatggtgttGCGGATGTAGAAGCCTTAATGgctctgggctcctgggttcttctgttgccatggcggcctgtcctgctggctgccacctcccccgttttttggatgggcaaatGAACACGGGGGTTGGCAGTTTCGGGCATCCTTGCCATACCGCttgtggtagtagcaagggcccggtgggtTCCACTTGTGTTGATACAgtggccgcctcctggtgacggtgcttatctcctcctctgcgccctcctGTTGAATGGCACTGATGGGGTGTGTGGGTGCTGATGTCCGCCTCGCTGCCTTTGCGGAGTCGGTCAGCTGCTGCACTGTGCTGATCAAgacctcgaggggcatggtgtaggaCTTGAGGATCTGAAtgcggacctctgggaggagctggcgGAGGAGAATCTCCTGCGACAGGCTTATCTCGGACTGCTTTCCACTGCTGTTGGTGTTGGAGaggatgaggaggtcctggatcatgccccacgactccatgacgctctgttcCTGCCGCAGGTTGATGATGAGGTTGAGGGCACGGGTGGCCCTCTcggcgaccggcagggagcaagTCTCGATGAGGGATTTCTTTAGGTGGTGGTAGGTGAAGGGGCGTGCGGCGGACACCCATGGGACGagtttcctgtagatctcctctgTCAGGGCGTTAATTACTGTGTCAGCTTGCAGCACCTCGTCCTTGAGTTCTGCCAGCCTGAACTGATCCTCGGCCCTGTACAGCCACGATGACGGGTTCCCTTTagtgaaaggcggcagctttatggcgagggcagcTTTTGTTTGTCCTGCTGGGCAGGGCGCTGGGCAGGGCAGCGGTGTGGAGGAGCGCGAGAGCCTCGTTGCGGGGGAGGGCGCAggtgatatgggcgggaggtaAACATCTGAATCCACGAGGTTTGCGGTTAattgaacgagggaggggatgtccgcatccatgctcgctctagccctcttaattggagtgggatacttgCATCAATACACGCTTGGAAGTGCACCGTGTGAGTCTGCTGGTGacactggtgatttgccgacgagagtcagcatgcccgaacgctggttacagtgccTTCATGAGTCCgctaggggcgtgggtagttcctggagccaagactgagtcgctgtgtgagtccgctaatggctccgggaaccactccggggtcaacactttaagaggtgcgaaagaaaggttactgctgctttattgagggcacaggtggtttatatagtggcagactgaTGTCatgccgaggaatacaatgagaactagggtgacctgaggtcaataatatttgataataaatacaatgaacaaatacactttgagttacacaaatggacaataactaagttgaatacaatctgatacctgagaaagagaaacacataacatacaagttggtgacaggtaaatatttacataaatcaatttaaatgattgggtatgactGAATCTGtgtgacccgttatcctaggagcggTGAAcctaggagaggcaaagaaaatgggtcgCCAGCACAGAAAACCCGCTTggcggggactttacaaagtcttattcagacatattaaaccagttcatcacaaacaaccttgggttttcagacaccctgaaatttgagtcttttcagacatattgattttctaaagggtcacacccatataagcattatctcaagatatCTACGACATCCAAAACCCAACAAAATGAACACTTTAAATTTtatatgtccactggaaaggacatgggactgtcaggacaagccctgagggagtgggtccaagagagaatagacaATGCCAAGGCAGAGAGGGAGGCTGAAAGAAAggcgaagaaggaagagcaagagagGCTAGGTAAACTaccaaaggaagaacaagagagaaaggagaggaaggaagagcaagacaggctggatagacttgcaagagaagaacatgcaagacagaagaaagaacaGGAACGAAAGGGTAAGCTCGAAAGGGATGAAAAGCAGCGAGCCCATGAGCTacagatggcccaaattggcactgccggctcctctccagcccctggtgctccgccctcactcaggctcatacttTTATGCCCAAGTGGATCGAGGCCGAGCCCAAGTGTGGCTTGATCGggcagaaagggtccttagcGCTTACCCACTCGCTCCCGCcgaagtctccctactcttgggaaaaaTTCCTTGGAGGAAAGAGTAATTGCTTTCAATGCCCCCCCTGAGGcagatcaagggaaatgggtggaagtgcgcCAGGCGATCACAAAGGCTTATGAAATCACCCCCGAACACTGGAGACGACtctggagaggccagataaaagaagcaggacaggcctggtctgactgggcatatcagtcagatagggacctctctaaatggctagagtcccaGGGAGTCTCCACCACTGAGGACACCCTTGAGCGGTTCaagattgaaaattttttatattatgcccCTTCCGCCCTAGCCACCCATGTATGCAAAAAAGCGCCCACAACTCTAGCGTAGTGCTGTCGCCTTGCCGacacatgggacacccatcacgcccATGCAAGTTCACTGGGACataaaatatgccctccttctttcacctctggcgcccctccacccaagaatgggcactcgcagaaacccgttgtgtgtgggttctgcaagaaataCAGGCATTCTCCTGAGCAGTGCCGAAACAAACCCTCACCCAggaatccaccaactaacaagcctgcaccctccacaggggcagtacCATGAAAGGATTATAGCCAGAGCTATAGCatggcttgcaaagtttatggccactctcccacatgggcaaaatgccccaataataaatcaagtactcctgctattgccttggcagttacaaatcccaagtccttaggccttccagccgagggtcccgtatatgtggcacctcctcgaggtagctaccccgcactccaggtcaaagcatttgatgactctggtgcacaaatttccttcttaaggaaagacaaagttccctaaggagctatcattaaccgtcgtaaacttgtcacaattgagggtatcaatcaatttaaaatgatactccctactgttcaaaATTGAGAgccacaagacctcatagatccaaaatttGTGACAGAACTTCCAGTCCCCAGTTATGTTACAgtaatccaggggtccaaatcccccaaatcattcattaggcacgagtaagcctcaaacgcctccactcattacactgccagtgccacctgagtatgatgtGCGGTGGCCCTTTCCATCACGATTGATCCCAGATCCCATTCTGGTGCCCgtccctgccccagtgccagtgccagtgccagggccccaaatagatctccctccaggaggtTCCAAACTCGATTcccaatctctgccagtgccacttgcatgccctgagcagtgccaagctctgtctgtCCCGAAccatgagcaaattccaaatcaaataatagtgcctgaccAGCCTTAGTACTCTCccaatctccattccagagatccaaATCagggtcccctctcttctccctgcctggcactgctaccagtgccggtaagagagacggatccttccgaccacagcggaagctcaactgaaggtgcagcctcgcaccccatgcctgagctggtcgtGGTAACCTGCGAGCCTATCACGCCAACcacaacctcttcctctctttcccggtcCCCCACAGACACAACCATGGGTAGGGATTCTGCTGtatctcaaatggccgatgaactcatgGAACTGCGGCAACTTGGGGTAGAAATGGgaatgaatgcccctgcttcggCCGCTAAAGAAGCCGACACAGATGGCACTCCAATGCCCTCCTTGGGCTCGGTTCGAccaattcccctaccaaggagaaccatcaacctaaagagattTGCTGCAGAAATCACGGGTGTAGGTAACAttaggtagcttaaagagagctgaTGAACTCTCCTGGGACTAGtgcaaatttggcacagtgccaccctttcATCCTACGAGGACCATGGcactatccagaagagggtgtcaggtttcctcacctgtttatttccttataactctgtaatttatttttttccttaacatttttcctttcattattttgttcaattaatcatattattttgcacctcaccaaggcttatattttaccttgttcccatgctgccaatgcagagtgcaattgacagacaTCCCATTTTTGTAAGTCCTGTGACTTCCTTTTGAAGCCCcttgggcaaaagaataaacctaagccattttcattGGCTAAAGAATATGATTTCgagatattaatcataatttttccttaacattgtcatttgccttctttgttattGCCTTGTGATTTAAATCCTGAGTCCGAGAATTAGAAAGACCGTCTGTCCTTCATTGCACTTAGCTTCGTGCTCATAAGCACCTTTGACttcagtgccacgtctggcactgtgccgtcaacttaagtaacatggcgacATCTAACAAAGACCATATATGgttcattgtaatgcctcctcaaggcaaactaactgcatgtctttgactataataactattaaaagttaagtccatgattattttaagacttacattaaggaaatcacttacagttattgtgtttaatatttacagtaccTTTCTTATATTGgtaactgttcctgtttcaaaataacagtaacttatgatttatcgcattttaatacttatgaaaaatttactcatttattttgagatttaccttaaggaggtcaagtaaagttagtgtatttttaatacttacagtaactttcttatagttgtaaatgtacctgttttaaagtaattgtaatctaaggttaaaaccttattttttcttactctGCAATTAACGTAAAAcactgaattctttatcaagtaaatttaCAGATATCTCATATGACGCTGAGAGATTTAGGTTACTAAATATACTTGAGTGCCATTaacgagaaaattagagtaatgtaaagcatttgtctgctgaatccttggtttggtagacatttgCACCCAACTGAAGGTGCGAGATATCAAGTTGGGTGGGGAGTTActataatttcccaagaatcccagccaccaaatgcttcatttaaagctggagaATATAACTGTGCATTTTGGGCACTACCttacaaggaagggcgaaaggaatataggcccctccttaatcttttaatagctttatatccctttcaactttctccttttgaatatatgactgtgggagactttgctttcagaatcctaagcctggattaagagaggacagctggcaggcacacctgggactgagtcatagatgacaACCAACTCCAGTCTACCTGTTGGTATCCTCCTGATCCCTGACCAAAGTCATATCAGGTCTCAAAGAAGGAACAGGAGAGAGACACACTGCTGGATGCTAGCAAGACccatctccttcagagagccataccctaccacgtggtcctatcttgtagggacctttagtcttcttgcCAGTGAAGCCCTCAGCCCTTCCTCCACATTTCCCTCattgaagccacctcttctacaaggtaaagtgatctgttgcaaaggttcttcccgtcagtcacactgttttaattcccGTAATCAAATTCCTATTTCCCTTTCTAAGTACCAGTATTttcatatcaaccttgccttgttaggtcagtgttacgtatatacctgtttaaataattacataaaatcgtgtgttcaaggcttcttggcgccctctgtgctcgccttgtcctatgtatattttactgcagccttactggcttttaattcgtgaatctctccgctCCACAGTGGGTTTAttagctgtggaaatctctcttgactgtgtcttgtgtcagcatcgtcacaccgacggatattcttccagttataattaacctctcagaccttgcatgcctgattagtccatttcatcttctgatatttcatttcatgtaaatacatgtaattttaaacttatcctaacgtgtttacttacaaataccttgtgagtagagcactctgctcagat
Encoded proteins:
- the LOC136835751 gene encoding uncharacterized protein, with product MQEATTSACTEALLSSWIIRFGVPDHITTYRDPAFLSELWSTLARLLGTAHHTTTAYNPAANSLVERFHRSLKASLMASCTAEDWKYQLPWVLLGLRTAPRDNGNPSAAEKIYGEPLVVPGELVTEDRHNPSVQRLHDIVGKFAPCKRTYTDRSVAFMPPGLSSTTHVFVRDDAVHPPLTRPYRGPFRVLERNNKAFLLALHGKDDWVSVDHIKPTLLEEDTDVSAPHPPPEQSSPQPGRRRKRTLGRPRKHPPIRTASRSHTQHNPPLTSRSRGTLQCPSRYAD